Part of the Augochlora pura isolate Apur16 chromosome 10, APUR_v2.2.1, whole genome shotgun sequence genome, ATGAGTTACTATTAGGAGCACGGAATTCATGATGCAACAGAATTGCGTGGACGCCCACGCGATAGCGTAGCTGCAATTTTCGCGGTAGGCGAGTCGTTTAAGTCGACAAGGCGCGAAGGTTCGGTTCttagacaaatatttttgcccGATCGATTAGACACCGGGACACCTGTTGTAACGTCTGCACGAACTTGGCAAATCCGCTCCGCTTCTTTGAACTTTTAGTTCTCTTGATAAGGGTGTACTTAAGTTGGACTATTGAGTTTCTTTCCTGCTTCGAGTCCTTGCATTTTCTGCGTCAATCTTTTCAGGTTACTTCAAGTTTTTACATCGAAACGTcttctgaaatatttcgttaaaCCTCTAGAAATATCTCGAAATGTTTCTAGTAtttatgaacaaataaatataaataccggGGGTATTTAGAATAGACTATGTATTACATGCGTCCAGTGATTCGTAAAATCAACGGATCactaaattataatgattaatcAAAAAATCGTCCGTTTAAACTTCTGCATTCCTGTGCAACAAAGTCGTAtgacattttaaagaataaattggGGATGACGATTGTCTTCTGTCTCTCTAAATTTCACTTTTACCAACTTCACGgaacttgaaataataattttcaatgtaacTTTATAAAGCCACCCGTTATATGCGTTTAACGAATGCAGACAATGACGAATTTCGGATGAAATTGTTGCACAAGCTATTTGAATGATTTGTACACAGCATAATTTATTAGGTACTGATAATGTCGAAATGTTCTGCACAGAATCGACTTTGGATGAAACGATACCACCGGACATCGGAAAGTACGAAGAGGATACAGGCCGAACGGGAATAAACTTCGATTAATCCAGTTGAGGAATTATCGGCGGAGCACGCGTTGCGACTCGCGACTCGCGACTCGCGGTCGGCCGTCGCATCGAGGGAAAATAAGGGCAATAGAAGCGATTTATTCGATTGGACGTTCGCGATGGGACGGAAGCACAAGCGTCGCCTGATACCGGAACAGGATCGCAGAATATGCGGCAGCATCTGCTTCTGTCAGTTCACCATTGTCATCAGCTGCGTCGCGCTGGTTTATCTGAGTGTGGCAATCTACATGCCCTCCCACAGGTTAACGACAAGGCTATATCGATTCATTTCGCCGAGGCCGATTCTAATTAAGTTACGGCTCATCCGACCTTTATTTCCTCCGCCATTTAGAACTAACCATTCCCCTCCCTCGCGCCATCGAATTCAACTTGTTTTTCAAACGCATCGTGGCATCTTAATTACATGTATTTAAATGAATCTTCTATCTCATCCTTTCGTATCCGatgtgaaattattgtaacattcgAAAACAATTGCAGATGATTCCGTTCCTAATCAAAGTGATTTAGAACAGAGCTGAAAttactttaatcatttcatagtacgtgaaaattatttgaaaattattaatgaataagaaataattgaaaaagttaaagCGATCGCGTCTATTACAAGTTACGAGAAACATGAATTACGCGTATCTTTCGGCCACGATTATTCTCGGCTATTCGAGTAATTAACGCACGGAATATCGTGTTCCCTCATGCAAATTTCAAACGTCACTCGTTCCagcgaaatattaatgaagCCGGTGCAATTAATTTCAGAGCCTTTCACGCGGGAATCGAGCCGGATCCAGTCATGTGCCAAACCATCGATACCACCTTAGCTAATAATTGTGGCTGGGCGAGTTGCGGCGAGTGGTGCTTAACGAGAACCACTGGATTTTGCCCACAGATTCACGCAACTGTAAGACGGAATGGCACAGACATCGTTTTCCAGAATTGCACGAAATTCCATAGCATATCGTGTCCACAGGTGCGTATGGATTTACGTTCCATTTCCATCGCTCATTCACATACTTCTCAAGAGATATATCGATCAATAATCGATCAAAAACAGAGTGTCCTAAAAGTCGCTTAGAGTCAGAAAATGAGAGATTCCTgaaatcatttgaagtaatttcttCCTTAACGCACATACAATTCATGGCTTCGTTTAGGAGTTGTTAATGAATAAAAGTTACCAATGAGAAGCAAGCTCGGTTGGGGCGAGGCGGCACGCTTCGTCATTGATCaccatttttcgttaataactcgtaaacaaagccgcggattgtaTTTATACTAAGGcatttatactaatatttatatagtatttatactaaagttatttcaaatgatctcagaaaCCATTTTTTACCCGATTACGTTACTTTTGGGACACTCAGTATATTAGTCGTCAGCGTTTATTGATACCTACGATGTTTGGCACAAAACGGtacgaatgcataaaaatccacagtttatttattaggatATCGATTTCTCTGTCGAACGGCGTAGAAATTTCCAGTGAAATTCATAGGAAAAAGTAAATGGCTCGGACAGGCAAATGGGTTCGCGGCAGATGATACGACGCGCGCTTCTATCGGAGGAGCAGGGATAAATTGATCGAAATAACGTTGAAACTATACGCCCCATAGGAGCGTGCATAAAAATAAGTTTCGCGGATTGTCGGAAGAACTTGTTAAATGACGAACGTATCGGATTGCACCCGTCGACAACAATTCTCCATTAGCCACGGCTGAGATTGATGTTTCTCGTCGATTCGTTTGCTcgttcgtttcgcgaaacggCATCCGATACCGTCGGCGAAATAACGAAAGCGCGTTTCAACGTCGGACACTTTCGTTGCGTAATTGCGAGACACTTTAAATGCAATCCTTCCACGGGCATTTGATTTCGCTCCACTGTTACGTCTTCGATCGAGAAATTGTAACGCACGATGTTGCTCTCGGTTCGCTTCGTGGAATAAATCGGTGACAACAATTACCATTAGTCGATCTCAACTTCCGTTTATTAATCGATCTCAATCTGCACTTGTTGTCCTCTTTCCTAATTCGAGAGACGCATTTCTCTTCGACATTCTGCAAAACAGTTGTCAGCTCTTTTCTGTTGCACTGTAGCTAAATTGCTCGTATTTTCGTGTTCAATAAAATCCAAAAGTACTACAAAACAGGTGGGAAACAGAtgaacataaaatagaaaatatagcggcgtctaattatattttggtttctaaattgacaatttgatttagtaatttttttcaacgCATTTATCAAAGTAGTCATTCTAGACACATTAGCCGTTTTAAGTCTTCTAAGAAAtacgtgaaaatattaattaatagccGCGAGCTGAACAgaaacaatgaatttttacttgAGAAATATTACTGACAAAATGACGATCCGTTTGAAAAAAGCGAACAAATTAGATTGGCAAGGTACGTTAGGCAAGGAAGTCGATGGCTGCACTCAACACGTAAATCGCTTTCGACCTGAACATTTTCGTGCGGCCAGTGAACTCGATTTCCTGATGGCGGCCGGCCACTTCACCCTTATTGTCCGCCCGATCAGGCATATCGCGGCTTCCGTGGAAAGTATTTGGTCGGGCTGCCGCAGTTTTACCCGAGCTCCTGTCTTTCCAAGGTGGGAAAAGGTCGATCAACCGTCCCGCCGTGCCCGTTCGGCTCAAAggcagcggcgcggcgagttGCGTCTTCAATTGGCCTCCGCGCGATTCGCCCGGCGAACGTTGCTTTACGGTCGCGCCGTGAACCGAGGGAAATCCAGTTACGGGAAAAGGGTGCCGAACAGGAAGCGGAAAAACTGACCGGCATTTTGTAGGCTCTCCTCGGCTAATGTACCCGGCGGATGCAAAAGTGTCGATAAAAGAGTTACTGCGTGCGGTTCCGATGCCGCTCGCGCTGAGTGCTTCCTGATACCATTCCCGGACGTGAGCAAGGCAAAAAATAATGAACTATTGCCATAATTTGATAGCGCTGCGAGAGATAGTTGAACCATACTCGAACGAATAAGTGTTTCAGATcattattttcagaattacTATTATTGCATCTTCCGAGACTTGGCATTTTAACATGTCATCAGCAGACTGTATTTCTGACAAAAATTACTACATCGCGAACAGAGTTACTCAAACATGagaagaatttcagaatatatcattaaacaattttcattttctatataaattcgCAATTTAGTCATCAATCTAAATCTCTTGTCGAATCACTTGTATCTCATTAATGGAAAATTTTAACAGTGTGcaatggtaataatataaaacaataacaaataacatGATAAGCCATGTATAGTTTTTACAGTCGCACAAGCACATTAAACTGTGAAAATGGAACAAAGAATGTTCTCTGAAAGAACATTGGAACTAGCTTACTAAATGGTTAATTACTTAAAGTCCTCGATTAGGTACTCTCCGAACGTGTCTTCCTTGCAGATGTTCGACGAacgtttcgttaaataaaagcaAGTTCCGCGCACGTGGCGAGCGTAAGCGATATTACGGAATTTTGCTAATGCGATGATATAGCCTGTCGTGCAGGTTACTTTGATGCGGTAACCTCGTTATCTGCTACGTAACGCTGCCCGCCTAATTCGTCATTTTAAATTAGTCTCTAATGACTCGCATGCGCCACACCTTTCATCGATTAAAATGGAGGTCCTGATTTATGATCGCACGCGCGACATATTTGGAGATGATAAGTGCCCGCGAGCATGTGTGGAGTATGTTTTCGGCAATCTCTATCGTCATTTCTGTCGTTCGATGTATCAAAAAGTGTTGCAATGCTTTGTTATATAACTAAAACTCGTTCTATAATATTCGCWtttattttctattatttcgtaattctATGTCGAGTCTACTATCTTTTATTTGGTAAAAAGATAAGTAGCAGTCATCATTTAGTAGCtttaaaatatcgttaattGTTCCATCATATTTGTTCAACGAATAGGCAACgctttttttcagatttttaataaatgaatttaaataattctctcaACATTACATTATCAATATGAACRgaatatttcattataaagaTCGTTTTATTGATAGAATMCGAACGCTCTgtgaaaatattactatatttatccgactcataaatattactatatttatccgactcataaatattactatatttatccgactcataaatattactatatttatccgactcataaatatttctatatttatccGACTCATTCGCGAACGGTATTTCGTTTATTGCAGAGCCCCTCTTTATGATTCAAACATGTCAGAAAGTAATGGAAGCAGTCTAAAAATAGCCATCGATCATGCGGATTTTCTATCCTGAGGGAAAAAGAGTGTCCGACAGGAGGATACGGAATGCTCCCCGGGGAGTGGCCACGAAAATGAAAGCGGTGTGTCGCGTGACTTCTATAGGGTCGGAGCTAATAACTCGAAGCCCTCAAATTTTCGGTGGACAACATAAAAGCATAAACATTCCCTCTatagaattcattaaaattattttaccttaattataatgatttcaccgattaaaatgcaatttctcttttacttattttagTGAATTGAAAGTAGTATAAGTAAACTGCTCGAACtttcatgcaaaatagaaactgTTCGCATCAATTCTACGCAACAAGACTTTAACGGAGTCGTATTTCTTCCTTTAACAGTTTTAACAGGCTAActaaattttacttttgtaATTCTCTTACACAAGCTTaacataaatgcatcaaatgcGCAATCTAATTACGAGAATATTTCAGTTTCGTCATAAATATTGGATTGTAACAACCCGAGCAATTCAATGACACAACAGTGCTCTGTGCCTTTCAATCTGTTCAAAGACGTCTACCTTCTCCTTTCAGGTGAACATAGCCGATCTGAAGAAGTACAACTGCAACAACGGCAGCGAGTGCAGCGTACTATCGGGCGTATTCGATTGCAGTCTTGGTCATTGTGCCAACTACAGCGAGCTGATGCTCTGTCACCACAAAGCCGACGGTATCGTGGTCGACAGCGAGAAGGACAACATGAAGCTGAACGGTTTCTTCAGCTGCCAGAGCTCCAGATGCACGAAGATCAAGCCTCCGTTCAAATGCGATCGATACTGCCCGAAGATCTCCACGTCCGAGGTGAACGTGTTTCTCATGCACGACGATAACGTCGTCACGGCAAGGTGCGAACGAGGATTAGCACTGAATATGGCCAACGGAAATTTGCCTGGAACTAGGCTGACCACGCCCGTCAACATTTGGAACAGTCGGAACACCAGCATCGTTGCCAGTTGCATGGCCGTTCACGTAGAAAGAGGAATTGTAAGGTAACactaataattgattattatctCCATTTGTGTGGTCAGCGCATGATAACTTTGCTTCAgggaaaatatgatttttatataaatcctATAAATAACCATTTACGAACCTGTAACAAATGTACGTCTGTTTCCTCCTTTAGTTATTTAAGCTTAACCCcatgccgtactttaacgagtcagactcgtgatggagatttctagtaataagctatcaggtatgaatatttatccgttcctttaactgggaataaaattttattctctcgttaccaatatttaaacattcaagtagatataagcacacgataaatataaaatttcctttttcatctaaGAATTTAGTGCggtcgaagaaattctaatcgtgcaacttctaaagaaaatggcacggcaaggggttaaatactGTGCAGTCGTTTCGACAGATTTCACATTTTATCATTTACGATTGTTGATACCCTTTTACATCACGAAACGATTGAACACATTCATCCTTTCAAGCATCCGCGTTCCAAGAAATATGACGAAGAGTTTGAGGAAATGCAAGCGCGATGAAATAAGAATTGCATGATTCACGATGACTGACGTCAACTAAAATGATAGATACTTTCGTTCCGGTATCCGGGTCGTCTTACGACGTTGTTTACCAGGACACGTACCATTGATCTGAAAGGAACTAGACTGTAGAGGAAGTTGCTGCGATCGAGACGGTCACGAAAGGACAAACTGACAGAAGTTGAACGCACTCGGCTGTGCCGGGCAGCCAGGTCCCGAGTCCCCAAAACTCATCCATTTCACCGTGGTAGTTTCCTCGCTTTCATTCGAAGCGATTCGTACGTTCGCCGAAAGAGAGGTTCAATATACGAAGAGCGACGGCACACAATGGACTCACGAAAGAAACCGCCGCAAAACCCCGGGTCGATCGCGCAATCCCTCGTAAAAGCACGCCATTTACCATTCCGCGTCGCTATCTTTGGTGTTAACGGGAAATCCTTCGACATCGGGGACCCCACGAACGCGAATTACCGACGCGGGCGGAATTACGTCACAGTCATATTCCGCCGATTCTATTTGCCTGGGATCGTATTGAATTTTACGCGCCAGCCGCCATCAATAGGATTTACCGTCGAGGAGGATTCTCGTGGATCGATAAACGCGAAATGTTCGAGAAACGAGTCGGAATCCTTCTTCCTAACACAACACGTGTCGAGCCATAGAATTTGTTCCGGAAATACTTGATTTCACggagtaattataaaagttcgAATTTCGATTTCTCGAAATCGATGCGATCTTAATCTTGCAGAAAGATTCGTAGTGACAAATCGCTCACTCAAGGATATATCACGAAATTCCACGAGACAAGCGGTGTTTGTTGGCTGATTGGTTTCCTACACGCTGTATCTTGGTATCAATTGCTTCTTATCAGGGACACGTGACGTTTTCGCATATTCCCTTTCTTAGGAGCCTAGAAGACACCGATAAGGGTATTTCCATGGCAACCATTGATCCTGCCGCGCTGCCCGATCCACCCGAACGCCACGTTTTTCTGACTCGTGTGTTTCCTGCGCGTTTCTCTTATTTCGATGTCTCGTGCGCCTTCTCCGTTTAATTTGACGGATGTTCAGCTGGTAATGGGGCGCGTCCGCGCGACAGGAACGGTCGCGACCTGCGTAACCAGGTGAAAAAGCGCGTTGGTTAGGCGGTCATCAATTCTTTTACAAACGTTCAAACGAAATAACGATctcaaattatgaaaatgaaaataaaattctttagaacgcaaagaaaattgattgtcaaaataaaaatgtgattacgaaataattagaCGGCAATCCAGTGGAATTCAAATGTAATGCAAGACatgttgaattaatatttcttgtttaaaataaatcattgccGTTTTACGATACTGTGAAGTATCAAGCGAGTACTGTACAGACAgtgtcgaaaaatattttcagaaatcgATTGATAAGGTAAATTTTGCTTTCCGCAGGGCAGAGGACTGCGTGAATGGTACTTTCTTGAAGGAAATTCCAGTTCCGCAACCGCACATCAACTTTACCAGCTTTCTGAGCATATACGAGAAGAGCTTGCAGTACCCCTTCGATACGACGAACGTCTACATGCCGGCGCAAGGGTCGCTCACTATCTACAATAGTTCCCGTCTCTTCATCAACCTCGAAGGCTGCGTAAACACGCTCAAGGGAGAATGTAAAGATTTTCTCGCTAGCCACGGCCGGGACGGCGACAATCAGACAGCTCAGAGTAGATACCCCTGTTACTATAATAAGGTACGTACATTTACCAAGAAAAAACTCTTTCATCTTTTAACCCTGAGGCTTGCTTTCTCCGCGCACTCAAGGGTCAATTTATTGGTAGCTATACTCGCTGACACTGACCGAGAATGGTAAACAGGTCGCGTAAAACGTTGCAGACGCATTCCGAGAACGTCGTGATTATATcggttttatttctttcgaaataaacgcTGCGAGGAGTGTCCACTTTTTCTGATAGTTCTCCTCAAGCCACGCGTATAATTTCCTATACGGCCTTGCGATTTTACACAGCTGATACGTACGAAACGTCGACGAATTCTTGCttggtttattattaaatcctaGATTTTCATGCAAATGTACGTTTTTATAGTTAGAGATTTCCTTATCCTGTTAAGGGTTTTACAACACCTCGAAGGAGCTGGAAATTTCGCTGCAGTTTTTttgtaaaactgttttatGCGTCGAGTTTCACgcgatcgaaattatttttacgaaaacaCGCGGAATTGAGAGTTTTTCATAACAGTGCGGGCAACGAGCGAATTTTAACTAAAAGCAACTCTCTGAATCAA contains:
- the Teh4 gene encoding tipE homolog 4 phospholipid transfer protein encodes the protein MGRKHKRRLIPEQDRRICGSICFCQFTIVISCVALVYLSVAIYMPSHRAFHAGIEPDPVMCQTIDTTLANNCGWASCGEWCLTRTTGFCPQIHATVRRNGTDIVFQNCTKFHSISCPQVNIADLKKYNCNNGSECSVLSGVFDCSLGHCANYSELMLCHHKADGIVVDSEKDNMKLNGFFSCQSSRCTKIKPPFKCDRYCPKISTSEVNVFLMHDDNVVTARCERGLALNMANGNLPGTRLTTPVNIWNSRNTSIVASCMAVHVERGIVRAEDCVNGTFLKEIPVPQPHINFTSFLSIYEKSLQYPFDTTNVYMPAQGSLTIYNSSRLFINLEGCVNTLKGECKDFLASHGRDGDNQTAQSRYPCYYNKNNSFFVVARFDLNKTRTELLIAVIVPSGLFVMSLTTLVIITRSVRVGDDAKMRCRYCVDKQQVEGEDEGLVEATPSSSQGHMNENEIKSMEL